Proteins encoded together in one Onychomys torridus chromosome 1, mOncTor1.1, whole genome shotgun sequence window:
- the Uba2 gene encoding SUMO-activating enzyme subunit 2, giving the protein MALSRGLPRELAEAVSGGRVLVVGAGGIGCELLKNLVLTGFSHIDLIDLDTIDVSNLNRQFLFQKKHVGRSKAQVAKESVLQFHPQANIEAHHDSIMNPDYNVEFFRQFILVMNALDNRAARNHVNRMCLAADVPLIESGTAGYLGQVTTIKKGVTECYECHPKPAQRTFPGCTIRNTPSEPIHCIVWAKYLFNQLFGEEDADQEVSPDRADPEASWEPTEAEARARASNEDGDIKRISTKEWAKSTGYDPVKLFTKLFKDDIRYLLTMDKLWRKRKPPVPLDWAEVQSQGEADASDQQNEPQLGLKDQQVLDVKSYASLFSKSIETLRVHLAEKGDGAELIWDKDDPPAMDFVTSAANLRMHIFSMNMKSRFDIKSMAGNIIPAIATTNAVIAGLIVLEGLKILSGKIDQCRTIFLNKQPNPRKKLLVPCALDPPNSNCYVCASKPEVTVRLNVHKVTVLTLQDKIVKEKFAMVAPDVQIEDGKGTILISSEEGETEANHPKKLSDFGIRNGSRLQADDFLQDYTLLINILHSEDLGKDVEFEVVGDAPEKIGPKQAEDAAKSITNGSDDGAQPSTSTALEQDDVLIVDSDEEGPSNSTTDGSEDQRAHKRKLEETGGAGAKRSRLEPTEDLDDIIALD; this is encoded by the exons ATGGCACTGTCGCGGGGGCTTCCCCGGGAGCTGGCCGAGGCGGTGTCCGGCGGCCGGGTGCTGGTGGTGGGCGCGGGCGGCATCGGCTGTGAGCTGCTCAAGAACCTGGTGCTCACCGGCTTCTCCCACATCGACCTG ATTGATCTGGATACTATCGATGTCAGCAACCTCAACAGACAGTTCCTATTTCAAAAGAAACATGTTGGAAGATCCAAGGCTCAG GTCGCCAAAGAAAGTGTGCTCCAGTTCCACCCCCAAGCTAACATCGAGGCTCACCATGACAGCATCATGAA CCCAGACTATAATGTGGAATTTTTTCGACAGTTTATATTGGTTATGAACGCGTTAGATAACAGAG CTGCCCGAAACCATGTAAATCGAATGTGTCTGGCAGCTGACGTGCCTCTCATTGAAAGTGGGACTGCTGGTTATCTTGGACAAGTGACCACTATCAAGAAG GGTGTAACTGAGTGTTACGAATGTCATCCTAAGCCAGCGCAGAGAACATTCCCTGGCTGTACGATTCGGAACACACCTTCTGAACCTATTCACTGCATCGTTTGGGCAAAGTATTTGTTCAA CCAGCTGTTTGGAGAGGAGGATGCTGATCAAGAAGTGTCTCCTGACAGAGCCGATCCAGAAGCTTCTT GGGAGCCAACAGAAGCTGAAGCCAGAGCCAGAGCTTCAAATGAAGATGGAGACATTAAACGTATTTCCACTAAGGAATGGGCTAAGTCAACCGGATATGATCCAGTTAAACTTTTCACCAAG cttTTTAAAGATGATATTAGGTATCTGCTGACAATGGACAAACTCTGGCGCAAGAGGAAACCTCCAGTTCCACTGGACTGGGCAGAAGTGCAGAGTCAAG GAGAAGCTGATGCATCCGATCAACAAAACGAGCCCCAGTTGGGTTTGAAAGACCAGCAGGTTCTCGATGTGAAGAGCTACGCAAGTCTGTTTTCCAAAAGCATCGAGACCCTGAGAGTTCATTTAGCAGAAAAGGGAGATGGAGCTGAGCTCATATGGGATAAg GACGACCCGCCAGCAATGGATTTTGTCACCTCtgctgcaaacctcaggatgcaCATTTTCAGCATGAATATGAAGAGCAGATTTGATATAAAAT CAATGGCGGGGAACATCATTCCTGCTATCGCTACTACTAATGCAGTGATAGCCGGGTTGATAGTGTTGGAAGGACTAAAGATTTTATCTGGAAAAATAGACCAGTGTAGAACC ATTTTTTTGAATAAACAGCCAAACCCAAGAAAAAAGCTCTTGGTGCCCTGTGCACTGGATCCTCCCAACAGCAACTGTTACGTTTGTGCCAGCAAGCCAGAGGTGACTGTGCGGCTAAATGTCCACAAAGTGACTGTCCTCACCTTACAGGATAAG ATAGTGAAAGAGAAGTTTGCTATGGTGGCACCGGATGTCCAAATTGAAGATGGGAAAGGAACAATCCTGATCTCTTcggaagagggagagacagaag CTAACCACCCCAAGAAGCTATCTGATTTTGGCATTAGAAATGGCAGCCGGCTTCAAGCAGACGACTTCCTTCAGGACTACACTTTACTGATCAACATTCTTCACAG TGAAGATCTAGGAAAGGATGTTGAATTTGAGGTTGTTGGCGATGCCCCAGAAAAAATAGGGCCCAAACAAGCTGAAGATGCTGCCAAAAGCATCACCAATGGCAGTGACGACGgtgcccagccttccacctccacaG CACTAGAGCAAGACGATGTGCTCATAGTTGATTCGGATGAAGAAGGCCCTTCCAATAGCACCACCGATGGCAGCGAGGACCAGAGGGCCCACAAGCGGAAACTGGAAGAGACTGGGGGTGCCGGTGCCAAGAGGTCCCGCCTGGAGCCCACGGAAGATCTTGATGACATCATAGCGTTAGACTGA